From the Bacteroidales bacterium genome, the window ACCACATTCTTTGAAGTAAGTACAAATGGAGGTTTAACCTGGACTTCACTCGACTTTCTTGCCCCGGTTTCACCCAATACTTCCTATCAACAGCGCATTCATGACCTGAGTGCATATGCAGGGAATAACTTCTTCTTCAGGTTCAGGCACCGGACTGATACAACCCCATCCGCTGCAAATATTTATCTCGATGATATATCCATTTATCAATCGGGGAGTAGTCCCTCGTTGCTGGTAACTCCTTCAAATCAGAATGTCACAGCCCCGGCAGGTACTACACAGTTTTCGATTTTGTCCAATTCTTCATGGTCAGCAGTCTCAAATCAGACCTGGTGTTCAATTGCTTCAGGTTCAGGCAGTGGAAATGCAAATCTTGTAGTAAATTATGATGAAAACACAAGCAATATCCAACGGGTTGCTAACATTACAGTCACTGTTACTGGTTTGCCCCCGGTTGTTGTGACAGTAACCCAGGCTTTTACAGTTCCAACATTATCTGTAACACCCCCTAATCAAAATGTAGGGGCTTTGGCCGGAAATACGACTTTTTCAGTTATTTCATCCTCTGCATGGACTGCCACATCGAATCAAGCCTGGTGCTCAGTCACTCCATCCGGCTCAGGAAATGGAAATCTTGTTGCAACTTATGCGGAAAATACTTCAGGGTCATCCAGGGTTGCTGAAATTGAGGTATCAGCCATTGGATTGCCATCTGTAACGGTTACGGTTACTCAAAGTGAAAGTAATTTATTCCTTGTAGTTGATCCATCAAATCAAAATGTTCCTTCAACCTCTGGGAGCACCGATTTTAATATATCAACAAATTCAGCCTGGACTGCCGTCAGTGATCAATCCTGGTGTTCAGTCACACCTTCCGGAACCGGAAATGGTATCCTTCAGGCTTCATACGAGGCAAACATATCCCTGGCAATCCGAATAGCAACTATAACTGTATCAGTTTCCGGTTTGTCGCCTGTAACAGTCACCGTAACTCAGAATGCCGCCTTACCATTCCTGGGTGTGGCTCCTCCAGATCAAAGTGTCGGCAATCTTTCCGGAACAACGAATTTTTCAGTGAGTACTAACCTTAACTGGACAGCATCCTCCAACAGCGGATGGTGTGCTGTAACTCCTTCAGGCAGCGGCAACGGAACTTTATTTGCCACTTACTCCGAAAATACTTTTGCTGTAACCAGGGTCGCTGAGATCACTGTGTCAGCTGATGGTGTTAGTGATGTTATTGTAACTGTTACTCAAAGCGGTCCACTCCCGTTGCTGACAGTAGCCCCTGCAACGCAGGTAGTTAATTATCAGGCCGGAGTGGCTTCATATGCAATCAATTCAAATACTAATTGGACTGCTCAAACAGATGCTGACTGGTGTTTTCCCACCACCTCAGGCAGTGGGACTTCCATTCTGAATGTTACCTATTTACAGAATCTTACTCAAAACGAAAGACAGGCCAACATAAGTGTCGAGGGAGAAGGCATCGATCCGGTGGTTGTTCAACTTATCCAATTGCCCTTTATTGTTGGAGTCAATAATATCCCGCTTTCGGAAATAAGGCTGTTTCCAAATCCCACAAAGGGTAATCTTACTATTTGTTCTTCAGCCTCAGGTCAAAGTCCTATTGCGGTTGAGCTTATTAATACGTTAGGTGTGAGTGTTTACCGGACTAATTTAACAGATGCTACTTCAAACTTTAATCTGAGTTCATTATCAAAGGGAATTTATACAATCAGATTGATAGACTCCTCATCAAAATGCTTCATAAAAAAGCTTATTATTGAGTAAATTCACTTTTTCTTAATAATTCTCATTAAAAGGAATCCTTTACCAATTTTTGTGCAGAGCTAATTAGAAGTACATTTATCTGCTCTAAATCTGAAGTTATAGTCGTGGCTTTAAAAGTGAATTTATTTATCTCTTACCTTTTTTTGAATTGAGAATAAAGTAAAATCACAGAAATATTGTCAGTTGAATGAATTATTTGTAATGGATTATATTAAATTTGTTTGTATAATTCGGATTCATTAATACTGAATCACTCTGGTGAGAATCCCCCTTGCAGCTAATGCGGGGGGATTTGATTTTTAGGAAATAAGTTGTCGGATAAAATATTGGTCATAAAACATTCATCTGTCCATTATTTACCAGGCTTTTTCTGTGTAAATAAAGCCACGATGAGTGAAGTGGCGATACCCATAACAGGGGCAAAGAGCAGACCTTGTATGATATAACTATTCAGATTGAATTGTTTCTCAGCCGCTTCCTTTGTCAACATTCCATTCTCAACAGTATAATTGATCACATTATTAAAATACTCAGGTGTAATATACATTGAGGTGATGTATTGGGTTAAAGGACTTAATAGGGTAACCACCAGGGTGATGATGAGTCCGGAAATGAATCCTTGTTTAAACGTCATCACCCCATTGTAATCATTTTTCCTCTTATCAAGCAGAGCTACCACATAAAGGATAATAGCAGGAATGGCAACAAGATTAGTATAAGTTGCATGTTTTTCAATGAATTCATCATGCAGCCCCATGGATTTTTCAAGCATCATCCATAAAAGATTCATCACTGCAAATAAAACACCCCATTTAATCTCAATCATGTACTTTTTCATCGTCAAGATTTTTTAATTATTTGATACACTCGGATAAAAGTGAGATTTGCTTTTGACTGCCATTGAGGCTATTGGATAGTTTCTGTTTATGTTGAGAAGAAAATGACACCTCCGGTACTTTATTCAATTTTAATAAATTTTCTTTCTTCTTTATCATAGTTAAATATCTCCCCGGTTTCAATAATATAATACCAGCCAAGGATATTGATCTCCTGTCGGGCATATCTTTCCCTGATGTAAGGAAAAGTGAGTAAGTGGTTCATCTGTTCAATGATATTCAACTGTTCTGTAACCCATTCTCTTTTAACGGGGTCTCTAACTAACTCTTCTTCTCTCAATACTACCTCTCTGACAGGCCATGCCAATTCAAGCCATTTCCGGGTGTGAGGCAAATTCTTCAGAGTTTCTTCATCAAAAAACAAGGCATTGCATCCTCCGCAGTTTGAATGCCCGCATATAAGAATATTGGACACATTTAGCATCTGAATGGCATATTCTATCGCCGATGTAGAAGACAGAAATTCGTTGGAGTCCCGGTAATAGGGCACAAGATTGGCTATGTTCCTGACCACAAATAACTCCCCTGGCAGGGTTTGTGTGATCAGACTTGGAACGATCCGGGAATCAGAACATCCGATAAATAAGGTATGAGGCGATTGTTTCTTGCCAAGTGACTGAAAAAGTTCCTCGTGCTCAATGAAATCCTTTGAATTAAATTCCTTAACACCTTCAAATAAGTAATCCATCGTAGAAAAAATTTTAAAAAGTGAAAGTACGAAAAGGATGAGGATCAGTATTGGATGTTAAACAGAAATTCACAAGAAATAAGGCATAAAGCCAAATTTGATGAATATAACCATTGAGTGGGAGAAAATGTTGCAGTCTGGAGTTTCATTAAGAATGAATTGATTGCCATATTGAAATATGTTCATTTAATAGCTGTGGTAGAACTTTTTAATTCAATTTTCTTCGATACAAACCTGGAAAAATTCTGGAGGTATTACGACGGTAGGTATTATAGACTTCCCCGAAATCCTTGAGTAATCGCTTTTCTTCTACTCTCAGGATTTTAGTGGTAACAAAAAAAAGAAATACAATCAACCCTATTATGGAAAGAGGAGATCCCAGGTAAAAGGCATAAGAGAAATACAAACAAAGTACTCCAAAAACCATTGGATTCCTGCTAACAGCGTAAGGCCCTTTTGTAACCAGGTTCTGTGTCCTGGGACTGATCTCTATTCCAAATCCTTCCGCCGGACCACCATTGCCCTGAATTACAAGGTAAATGTTTGACCAGATTGCAAAAACACATCCCGTAATGATGATGGGCAAAACAAGGTATAGCCTGGTTTCCTGGGGGATAATTGCATTTATTTCTGTTCTCCATCTATCTGCAAGGGAAATCAGGTGGATAACAAAAGGAAACAGAAACATGAAAATAAAAATACCTGCCAGATATCCCATGACGAACTTACGTAATCGATGATAGTCCTTTCTCATGACAGGTGAGATTATTCTGGCCGTTTTTCTTAAGTACCTGGTTTCTGAAAACTGAGAAAAATACAACCAACTTAAAGGTATGACTTTTCACCGATAATTTCAACTAAAAATTATACTATCTTCAATATGAATATGTTACTAGAACTTCTGCGGGATAATTTCCCGGGATAAAAGTTGGAACATAAGAAATGAAAGGAAGGAATTCTAATATTTTTCCGGATATGAAACCCGGTGTTAATCGACAAAAGGGTACCGATATCCAAATTGTCTGTGGGAAAATTCAGTTGGAATAATTTAAAATGAAATTCAGGTTTGTTACAATCTCAACCGGACAAGTTCAGGCATTCTAAATCATGACATCATTGTCACTGCAGCCTGTCACAATTGACTAAAGCACCACTTCTTATTCCTGGGTTGCAGGATGTGCCATTGTTTCTGAATGAATTTTCGTGCTACTCTCCTGGTAAATGTTTGGGAAATACTGATGTGACCATTTTTTAAGTTCTTCAATTTCTTCAGTATTGTTGCCCATCCACATGATCAACTTTCGAAGTTCTTTATTGAATAAGTCTTTGTCGCAACTAAGTCTGCTGAGGATTGATTTGGCCATTTCTTTCATGACAGAGGATGTTTTTTGTTAATAATAAATAGTACCAGACAGGTTTCAAAATTATTAGCATTGAAGAGTATAGGAGTTAAAAGTAGATTGAGATTTTATTAATTAATTGCTTTTGTCCGAAAAGGTTACATACCTTTTCACGCAATTGTTGAGAAAACTTTAGAAAGTATACAGGCTGTTGATTACTTTGAATGCCTGAGAGTATTTTTTATGTTGTAAATATTTGAAAATGAATAAAATAATTATCCACTTCATTCTATTTGGAATGAGGAAGTATGAATGAAAAAAAATGAATAAGTGGGTAAAATGCTTAGATGACTTCTTTAAAAACTCGTTCTTCTGCCTTGATATGCAATCTCTCAGCTTTTTTCCAATCAATTTCAGCACCGGTTTGACTACCCAGCGAAATCTTTGCATTACCTCTTCCAACATAGGCGAGTGCAAACTGAGGATCTAACTTAATGGCAGAATTATAATCCTGTAAAGCACCACGGGGATCATCCATTTGTAACCTGACATTGCCTCTATTGTACAAGGAAATCGTATCAAATTCATCCAGGTTTATTGCATTTGAATAATCTTTTAAAGCCCCTTCCAGGTCATGCAACTCACATTTTGTATTTCCACGATAGCAATAAGCCAGGGATGAAGGATCCAGTTCAATAGACTTGTCGAGTTCTTTGAGTGCTTCAGGGAATTGCTTGAGCAAAAAATATGCATTTCCACGGTTAAGGTATGCTTCAGCAAAAGAAGGTTTGTAACTGATAGATTTAGAATAATCTAATATAGCGCCTTTGAGGTCATTGAGGCTAAGTTTGGCATTTCCTCTGAAATAATAGGCAAGGTATCCTGTTGGGTTTAACTCAATGGCCTCATCAAAGTCGATCATTGCATTTGCGAAATCTCCAATCTTCAGTTTATTCCGGCCTTTTCGGATAGCTAACTTAGATTGAATTGCAGAGGGCGTAAAAAAGCCAAGAGTCTTTAAAGCGAAGTTTTGATTCATTCTCAGAGGTTGATTAATGGGAACAAGTAACCGAGTGGGACGAGGGAACCGCTAAGAAAATTTAGAAGGTTGCCGGGATGAAAACAACCAATAGAAAAGTAAAAATAGGGAATTAATATTAAGAGCGTATTAATATTTAGAAAAAATATTTAATATTTAACTTCTATGCCAGTATTAGAGAAGAATGAGGGCTGCTAATAGAATAATGTTAAAAAGTAGTAATAATTTGATAATTTTTTACAGAAAGAATACAGTAAGTCATAGGCTTAATCTACCCATTACACCGTTGCTATTTCATTTTGCGAAACTTGATTATTCTTACTGGATGAATTCTGAATTCGTATTGTACTACATTATAATTTTTGACAGTTTCTAAATATATACACCCTGTTGATTATATGTTCAACTGCAACTTTGTCGGTTTTAGCTTATAATATTTACCGAACCGGAATAATCTGTC encodes:
- a CDS encoding tetratricopeptide repeat protein → MNQNFALKTLGFFTPSAIQSKLAIRKGRNKLKIGDFANAMIDFDEAIELNPTGYLAYYFRGNAKLSLNDLKGAILDYSKSISYKPSFAEAYLNRGNAYFLLKQFPEALKELDKSIELDPSSLAYCYRGNTKCELHDLEGALKDYSNAINLDEFDTISLYNRGNVRLQMDDPRGALQDYNSAIKLDPQFALAYVGRGNAKISLGSQTGAEIDWKKAERLHIKAEERVFKEVI
- a CDS encoding carbonic anhydrase, which encodes MDYLFEGVKEFNSKDFIEHEELFQSLGKKQSPHTLFIGCSDSRIVPSLITQTLPGELFVVRNIANLVPYYRDSNEFLSSTSAIEYAIQMLNVSNILICGHSNCGGCNALFFDEETLKNLPHTRKWLELAWPVREVVLREEELVRDPVKREWVTEQLNIIEQMNHLLTFPYIRERYARQEINILGWYYIIETGEIFNYDKEERKFIKIE
- a CDS encoding T9SS type A sorting domain-containing protein, whose translation is MSNTMPVYSYWNYSWSSLIYNQSALGEAKSITKIGLNCTNGPKTVTNQKIYFKLSSNSTFAAANYEDPLNTGYTLGFQGDLTFQTGWNEITLLTPIPYDGIQNIIFHWENRWGTSYGPVFNSTASVINDNKNCGNDVNFPLPSQTGYLNPYPSSLANMRFYYAGSGPATPANPIPADNATVVSIATDLNWTLGANTTHYDLFFGTDPQNLPMVVNNAPAIPGVNTFTPGALLADSVVHYWKVIARNGSQQEVSPLWKFKTEVVIDEFPYQEGFEDSTIFHTYPVVSAWVIDPDVSWYEYSVNQHSGELCAKSSWYTYTTQAILRSPKVLLPPQHSISYYWQNSNINKVAGHDTTFFEVSTNGGLTWTSLDFLAPVSPNTSYQQRIHDLSAYAGNNFFFRFRHRTDTTPSAANIYLDDISIYQSGSSPSLLVTPSNQNVTAPAGTTQFSILSNSSWSAVSNQTWCSIASGSGSGNANLVVNYDENTSNIQRVANITVTVTGLPPVVVTVTQAFTVPTLSVTPPNQNVGALAGNTTFSVISSSAWTATSNQAWCSVTPSGSGNGNLVATYAENTSGSSRVAEIEVSAIGLPSVTVTVTQSESNLFLVVDPSNQNVPSTSGSTDFNISTNSAWTAVSDQSWCSVTPSGTGNGILQASYEANISLAIRIATITVSVSGLSPVTVTVTQNAALPFLGVAPPDQSVGNLSGTTNFSVSTNLNWTASSNSGWCAVTPSGSGNGTLFATYSENTFAVTRVAEITVSADGVSDVIVTVTQSGPLPLLTVAPATQVVNYQAGVASYAINSNTNWTAQTDADWCFPTTSGSGTSILNVTYLQNLTQNERQANISVEGEGIDPVVVQLIQLPFIVGVNNIPLSEIRLFPNPTKGNLTICSSASGQSPIAVELINTLGVSVYRTNLTDATSNFNLSSLSKGIYTIRLIDSSSKCFIKKLIIE
- a CDS encoding isoprenylcysteine carboxylmethyltransferase family protein — encoded protein: MRKDYHRLRKFVMGYLAGIFIFMFLFPFVIHLISLADRWRTEINAIIPQETRLYLVLPIIITGCVFAIWSNIYLVIQGNGGPAEGFGIEISPRTQNLVTKGPYAVSRNPMVFGVLCLYFSYAFYLGSPLSIIGLIVFLFFVTTKILRVEEKRLLKDFGEVYNTYRRNTSRIFPGLYRRKLN
- a CDS encoding DUF4199 domain-containing protein yields the protein MKKYMIEIKWGVLFAVMNLLWMMLEKSMGLHDEFIEKHATYTNLVAIPAIILYVVALLDKRKNDYNGVMTFKQGFISGLIITLVVTLLSPLTQYITSMYITPEYFNNVINYTVENGMLTKEAAEKQFNLNSYIIQGLLFAPVMGIATSLIVALFTQKKPGK